The following proteins come from a genomic window of Proteiniphilum propionicum:
- a CDS encoding helix-turn-helix domain-containing protein, whose protein sequence is MSSKLEVQKKCEWCNKIFIAKTMTTRYCSHRCNSQSYKHSKREERKRKFKVSAIDYKTMQEIEQKAEKYEEIKNKDYLTVSETAVLLSVGRTTIYRYLHKGLLLAFQTKGKTFIRRKDIDALFENPEPYKARPLNNSKPISDLYTVSEIKGKFNVTDSWIFKIAKENNIPKTLIRGKSHFSKKHIERYFESKVDKLVHEIDSWYSVKDIQEKYNLTKAAIYSFVSENNIPRKKIGRNVFYSKNHFDTAKGYETSEFYSVKEAMQKYNLTRDALYHYIKYHKVTKIKEGRYIKISKPELDKLFEKSIDYGTNS, encoded by the coding sequence ATGAGCTCAAAATTAGAAGTTCAGAAAAAATGTGAATGGTGCAATAAAATATTTATAGCAAAAACCATGACTACTCGTTATTGCTCTCATAGATGTAATTCTCAGTCTTATAAACACTCTAAAAGAGAAGAACGGAAGAGGAAATTTAAAGTTTCAGCAATAGATTATAAGACCATGCAGGAAATCGAACAAAAAGCTGAAAAATATGAAGAAATTAAGAATAAGGACTATCTTACGGTTTCTGAAACTGCTGTTCTTTTAAGTGTTGGGCGAACTACTATTTATCGTTATTTACATAAAGGTCTGTTGCTGGCATTTCAAACTAAAGGTAAAACTTTTATTCGTCGTAAGGATATAGATGCATTATTTGAAAACCCAGAACCATATAAAGCTCGTCCTTTAAATAATAGTAAACCTATATCAGATTTATATACGGTTTCAGAAATAAAAGGCAAGTTTAACGTTACGGATTCTTGGATATTTAAAATTGCAAAAGAGAATAACATCCCTAAAACATTGATAAGAGGAAAATCTCATTTTAGTAAAAAGCATATAGAACGTTATTTTGAAAGTAAGGTTGATAAACTAGTACATGAAATCGATAGCTGGTATAGTGTAAAAGATATTCAGGAAAAGTATAATCTTACAAAAGCTGCAATTTATTCTTTTGTTTCTGAAAACAATATTCCTCGTAAAAAAATTGGACGTAATGTGTTTTACTCGAAAAATCATTTTGATACAGCAAAAGGATACGAAACATCTGAGTTTTATAGTGTTAAAGAAGCAATGCAAAAATATAATCTAACTCGTGATGCGCTTTATCATTACATTAAATATCACAAAGTAACAAAAATAAAGGAGGGAAGATATATAAAGATTTCAAAACCCGAATTAGATAAATTATTTGAAAAATCAATTGATTATGGCACGAATTCCTAA
- the mnmE gene encoding tRNA uridine-5-carboxymethylaminomethyl(34) synthesis GTPase MnmE, with amino-acid sequence MNDIICAISTPPGMGAIAIVRLSGKGSIALADTVFISPSGNRLAEAPANTVHFGRIQSDGEVLDEVLVTVFHAPHSFTGEDSVEISCHGSIYIQQKIVELLFSKGARMALAGEFTRRAFRNGKFDLSQAEAVADLISSTSRASHRVAMNQMRGGFAQKLADLRDKLLQFVSLIELELDFSEEDVEFANRDKLYELTKEIEREINRLAGSFQLGNAIKSGIPVAIIGETNAGKSTLLNLLLNEEKAIVSDIHGTTRDVIEDTMNIGGVLFRFIDTAGIRQTSDAIETMGIERTFRKIEQASIVLWMIDLTTPHEKIAALATSIIPKLKDKHVILLFNKADLIPDDQLDEFGTILPEVEGERLFISAKANYNTDRLQELLVKAFAIPSIGEDDVIVTNLRHYEALSKALEAIRRVKHGLETGITHDFISQDIRECMFFLGEITGQISTDEILGNIFSKFCIGK; translated from the coding sequence ATGAATGATATCATTTGCGCTATATCCACTCCTCCCGGCATGGGAGCCATTGCCATAGTCCGTCTTTCCGGAAAGGGGAGCATTGCCCTTGCCGATACCGTTTTTATCTCTCCCTCAGGAAACAGGCTTGCAGAGGCACCTGCCAATACAGTACATTTCGGGCGGATACAGTCTGACGGTGAAGTGCTTGATGAAGTGCTTGTAACGGTTTTTCATGCTCCGCACTCCTTCACAGGGGAGGATAGTGTGGAGATATCCTGTCATGGCTCGATATATATTCAACAGAAGATAGTGGAGTTGCTTTTTAGCAAAGGGGCGCGAATGGCACTTGCAGGTGAGTTTACACGCCGTGCTTTTCGCAACGGGAAGTTTGATCTGAGCCAGGCTGAGGCAGTGGCTGACCTGATTTCATCCACATCAAGGGCATCGCACAGGGTGGCCATGAACCAGATGCGTGGTGGTTTCGCTCAAAAGCTTGCCGATCTGCGAGATAAATTGCTGCAGTTTGTTTCACTGATTGAGCTGGAACTCGATTTTTCAGAGGAGGATGTTGAGTTTGCCAACCGTGATAAGCTTTATGAGCTCACCAAAGAGATTGAAAGGGAAATCAATCGGCTGGCCGGCTCTTTCCAGCTTGGTAACGCTATCAAGAGCGGTATCCCCGTTGCAATCATCGGGGAGACCAATGCAGGCAAATCTACCCTGCTCAATTTGCTGCTTAACGAAGAGAAAGCAATCGTTAGCGATATCCATGGTACCACACGCGATGTAATTGAGGATACCATGAACATAGGAGGAGTCCTGTTCAGATTTATTGACACCGCTGGTATCCGGCAAACCTCCGACGCTATTGAAACGATGGGTATTGAACGTACGTTCCGAAAGATAGAACAGGCATCCATAGTTTTGTGGATGATAGACCTTACAACACCACATGAAAAGATCGCAGCGCTGGCAACATCCATTATACCGAAGCTGAAAGACAAGCATGTGATCCTGCTGTTTAACAAAGCCGATTTAATTCCGGATGATCAACTTGACGAATTCGGGACTATCCTTCCTGAAGTAGAGGGCGAAAGGCTCTTTATTTCAGCGAAAGCTAACTACAATACCGATCGTCTTCAGGAACTGCTGGTAAAAGCTTTTGCTATACCTTCTATTGGCGAAGATGATGTGATTGTCACCAATCTCCGTCATTATGAGGCCTTGAGCAAAGCACTGGAGGCTATTCGCCGTGTAAAGCATGGGCTTGAAACCGGTATTACCCACGACTTTATTTCACAGGATATCCGTGAGTGCATGTTTTTCCTTGGCGAAATTACCGGGCAGATCTCCACCGATGAAATTCTGGGCAACATCTTCTCCAAGTTTTGTATAGGCAAGTAA
- a CDS encoding VapE domain-containing protein, with translation MKAKETDRNVGKRSKNERIESFLREKYQFRFNTVKSRTEFRPSATDEMYSPLTKFDINSMRRLLDASQGITTSAENIRAILESDFCLKVNPVQEYFHSLLEWDENKPSEIVRLAECVTVRNSEKWRQYLLKWLIAVVANAMDDFQCRNHTCLVLTGEQGKFKTTFLDLLCPSSLKNYLFTGKIDPQSKDIQTLIAEYLFINIDDQLKALNKRDENELKNLITTPRVKYRRPYDVYIEEYPHLASFMASVNGNDFLTDPTGSRRFLPFEVEHIDIETAKRIDMDNVFSETVWFWKQGYRYWFDEAEIAELHRESETFHVQTVEYEMLLKGFEKPEESSESYMTTSEILNYLRAHTTLNLQEKRMGEALRKAGFERKSKRINGNPMYVYHIRKIMPNPFIPTYYNE, from the coding sequence ATGAAAGCAAAAGAAACCGACCGCAATGTGGGCAAGCGCTCCAAAAACGAACGCATCGAATCCTTTCTGCGTGAAAAATACCAATTTCGTTTTAATACGGTAAAAAGTCGTACCGAGTTTCGTCCATCGGCAACGGACGAAATGTATTCTCCACTCACCAAGTTCGACATCAACTCGATGCGCCGTTTGCTGGATGCTTCGCAAGGAATTACTACTTCCGCAGAGAATATCCGAGCCATTTTGGAAAGCGATTTTTGCCTCAAAGTAAATCCCGTGCAGGAATATTTTCATTCACTGCTGGAATGGGACGAAAACAAACCTTCGGAAATTGTCCGTTTGGCGGAATGCGTAACCGTTCGTAATTCCGAGAAATGGCGACAGTATCTCTTGAAGTGGCTTATAGCAGTTGTGGCAAACGCAATGGATGATTTTCAATGCCGCAATCACACCTGCTTGGTGCTTACGGGCGAACAAGGCAAATTCAAAACCACTTTTTTGGATTTGCTTTGTCCTTCGAGTTTGAAAAACTATTTGTTTACCGGAAAAATAGATCCGCAAAGCAAAGACATCCAAACCCTCATTGCCGAATATCTTTTCATCAACATCGACGACCAGCTGAAAGCATTGAACAAGCGAGACGAAAACGAACTGAAAAACCTCATTACCACGCCACGTGTCAAGTATCGCCGACCCTATGACGTGTATATTGAAGAATATCCCCATTTGGCAAGTTTTATGGCATCGGTCAACGGCAACGATTTTCTGACAGATCCGACCGGCAGTCGCCGTTTTCTACCCTTTGAAGTGGAACATATCGACATCGAAACCGCCAAACGGATTGATATGGACAACGTTTTTTCCGAAACCGTGTGGTTTTGGAAACAAGGATACCGGTATTGGTTCGATGAAGCAGAAATCGCCGAGCTGCACCGCGAGAGCGAAACTTTTCACGTGCAGACAGTGGAATATGAAATGTTGTTGAAAGGGTTCGAGAAACCCGAAGAATCATCGGAGTCGTATATGACCACATCTGAAATCCTCAACTATTTACGAGCACACACCACGCTCAACCTTCAAGAAAAGCGAATGGGAGAAGCATTGCGAAAAGCAGGATTTGAACGAAAGTCAAAGCGCATAAACGGAAATCCGATGTACGTCTATCATATCCGCAAAATAATGCCCAATCCATTTATTCCTACTTATTACAATGAATGA
- a CDS encoding plasmid mobilization protein, producing MLQNNSSKKGGRPAKSLAEKRKYRLSLKLNTNEYLQLKSKSKTAGKNRCDLLRELILSGEVSQRFSAEQNDVFRKIAGMANNLNQLVKLAHIQGVWYIELTAKKLLDDLDELLKRIKL from the coding sequence ATGCTACAAAATAACTCTTCTAAAAAAGGCGGACGTCCTGCCAAAAGTTTAGCTGAAAAACGCAAGTACCGGCTCTCCTTAAAACTGAACACAAACGAATATTTGCAGCTCAAAAGCAAGTCGAAAACGGCAGGTAAAAACCGATGCGATTTACTTCGGGAGCTCATCCTTTCCGGTGAAGTCAGTCAACGGTTTTCAGCGGAACAAAACGACGTCTTTCGCAAAATAGCCGGAATGGCAAATAATCTGAACCAGCTTGTAAAATTAGCACATATACAAGGTGTATGGTACATTGAACTTACAGCAAAGAAATTGTTAGACGATTTGGATGAACTTTTAAAACGGATAAAGCTATGA
- a CDS encoding helix-turn-helix domain-containing protein, with the protein MDTNEISFNNLPNAVAHLIGEVAEIKQLVEKTHLPTVSPKRVPIGIDDACKLIGKAKSTVYALVRKRLIPCYKNGKKLYFFEDELLAWIENGRKKTVEEIARDATDFVNGKRRANARY; encoded by the coding sequence ATGGATACAAATGAAATTTCCTTTAACAACCTGCCGAACGCCGTGGCACATCTGATTGGCGAAGTGGCAGAAATCAAGCAATTAGTAGAAAAAACGCACTTGCCAACAGTTAGTCCAAAACGAGTGCCGATTGGGATTGACGATGCGTGTAAACTGATCGGCAAAGCTAAGTCCACCGTGTACGCACTCGTACGAAAACGGTTAATACCTTGCTATAAGAATGGCAAGAAGCTGTACTTTTTCGAGGATGAACTCCTCGCATGGATTGAAAACGGACGGAAGAAAACCGTAGAAGAAATAGCCCGTGATGCCACAGACTTTGTAAATGGTAAACGGCGAGCAAATGCCCGTTATTAA
- a CDS encoding toprim domain-containing protein gives MEANNVKEISIKGYLAEQGIYPIKEYPAYGMYLSPYRNEGHPSFKVNYRKNLWRDFGAGEGGSIIDLVMKMRNCSDIEAIKLLEEKADLPLIVKTAFPSESESVGRMKLIRVEQFLPPHLENYLVRERAIPLEQAKRHLSTVYYSVKERVYYAIGFKNDKAGYELRNSQFKGCFPPKTITTIDRGTPTCNLFEGFMDFLSYLTLYPMKEKDHPTESAVVLNGTGNLEKVIPFLSKHTQVYAYLDNDEAGKEALQKLIQLKLPITDCSKMYVNHKDLNEFLKQMKGQKVTQIIPKSRRMKL, from the coding sequence ATGGAAGCAAACAACGTAAAAGAGATATCCATCAAAGGCTATTTAGCCGAACAAGGAATTTATCCAATAAAAGAATACCCGGCTTATGGAATGTACCTTAGTCCGTATCGTAACGAAGGGCATCCGAGCTTTAAAGTAAACTACCGTAAGAACCTCTGGAGAGACTTCGGAGCCGGAGAAGGAGGAAGCATCATTGATTTGGTCATGAAGATGCGAAACTGCTCCGATATAGAGGCTATTAAACTGTTGGAAGAAAAAGCCGACTTGCCTTTAATTGTCAAGACCGCTTTTCCTTCCGAATCGGAATCGGTCGGACGGATGAAATTGATCCGAGTAGAACAATTTCTTCCGCCCCACCTCGAAAACTACCTGGTACGAGAAAGAGCCATCCCTCTCGAACAGGCGAAAAGACATCTTTCAACGGTATATTACAGTGTAAAAGAAAGAGTTTACTACGCCATTGGGTTTAAAAACGACAAGGCAGGTTATGAACTACGCAACTCTCAGTTCAAAGGCTGCTTTCCTCCTAAAACAATCACTACGATTGACCGTGGTACACCAACGTGTAATCTGTTTGAAGGATTTATGGACTTTTTGAGTTATCTCACACTCTATCCGATGAAAGAAAAAGATCATCCAACGGAATCTGCGGTGGTACTTAACGGCACCGGAAACCTTGAAAAAGTCATTCCTTTTTTATCAAAACATACACAAGTCTATGCCTATCTGGATAACGATGAAGCAGGAAAAGAAGCATTGCAAAAACTCATTCAATTAAAACTACCGATAACCGACTGCTCAAAAATGTATGTAAACCATAAAGATTTGAACGAATTCTTAAAGCAAATGAAAGGGCAAAAAGTCACTCAAATTATCCCAAAATCCAGACGGATGAAATTATAA
- a CDS encoding site-specific integrase: MARIPKVTLRKRAVANGKESLYLDFYPPIRDPFSMRMTRRESLGIYIYVKPKNETEREFNQDMWMKAEVIRGLRAQSIINEEYDFLDKSKKQADFLAYFKEVAQKKDQKWMKVYLHFSNFVKGKCTFGEVNVDLCNKFRNYLLDGKQLKRPKMKISQNSAAGYFSTFRALLKIAYKDKMFRENLNDYLESIELTDVKKEYLTLDELKKLANTPCDIPVLKSASLFSCLTGLRISDILNLHWRDILPASEGGYCMRIRTEKTETETTLPISDEALELCGERQDGKVFEGLRRSMIYEPLRKWVASAGITKHITYHCFRHTFATLQIALGTDIYTVSKMLTHKNVSTTQIYADLVNEKKRASANKISLK; encoded by the coding sequence ATGGCACGAATTCCTAAAGTTACATTGAGAAAACGAGCAGTGGCAAATGGTAAAGAGAGTCTCTATTTGGACTTTTATCCACCCATTCGAGACCCTTTTTCTATGCGAATGACTCGTAGAGAATCCTTGGGTATCTATATTTATGTGAAACCAAAAAATGAAACGGAACGCGAATTCAATCAAGATATGTGGATGAAAGCAGAAGTTATTCGTGGGTTAAGGGCGCAATCGATTATAAATGAGGAGTATGATTTTCTAGATAAAAGTAAGAAACAAGCCGATTTTCTGGCTTATTTTAAAGAAGTTGCTCAAAAGAAAGACCAAAAGTGGATGAAAGTCTATCTTCATTTCAGTAATTTTGTCAAAGGGAAATGCACTTTTGGTGAGGTAAATGTGGATTTGTGTAATAAATTCCGGAACTATTTATTGGATGGAAAACAACTGAAACGCCCTAAAATGAAGATTTCCCAAAATTCTGCAGCAGGCTACTTTTCTACTTTTAGAGCATTGCTGAAAATTGCATATAAGGATAAAATGTTTCGTGAAAACTTAAATGATTATTTAGAAAGCATTGAACTTACGGATGTGAAAAAGGAATACCTCACACTGGATGAATTAAAAAAACTGGCAAATACGCCTTGCGATATTCCGGTTCTCAAATCGGCATCCTTATTTTCCTGCCTTACCGGATTACGGATTAGCGATATTCTTAACTTACATTGGCGGGATATTCTTCCGGCTTCCGAGGGCGGTTATTGTATGCGGATACGTACTGAAAAGACCGAAACCGAAACTACTTTACCGATTAGCGACGAAGCTTTGGAGCTTTGTGGCGAGCGACAGGATGGAAAAGTTTTTGAGGGATTGCGTAGGTCAATGATTTATGAACCGCTGAGAAAGTGGGTGGCAAGCGCAGGAATTACTAAGCATATTACCTATCATTGCTTCCGGCACACTTTCGCAACCTTACAAATAGCACTGGGTACGGATATTTACACCGTAAGTAAAATGCTGACCCATAAAAACGTCTCAACCACACAGATTTACGCTGATTTGGTGAATGAAAAAAAACGGGCGTCTGCAAATAAAATCAGTTTAAAATAA
- a CDS encoding mobilization protein, producing MKSNYFEHVVVYLSVLVVCVLIGAGVRLVVIGAGVDEFTANTVFWVVTAFGVIVYAILTIFIDGLFTATLRKFFPKMAQTKTSETPPLIVESLEEIRAEQKRQMENKKRVKLNYVVQYTRKEFAPYVSDADMELLCRYVELYADQVPLTDIRPIKVKDLSALDLYHFGWNIWKYLNVSKQDDIALFLKKVFAYNLNDIEVDSIKSHLKDDPKKGKILVWERLC from the coding sequence ATGAAATCGAATTATTTTGAACATGTCGTAGTTTACCTGTCTGTTTTGGTAGTTTGCGTGCTTATCGGAGCGGGAGTGAGATTGGTTGTCATTGGCGCAGGTGTGGATGAATTTACGGCGAACACCGTATTTTGGGTAGTTACGGCGTTTGGCGTGATTGTATATGCCATACTTACGATATTTATTGATGGACTTTTCACGGCTACGCTCAGGAAGTTTTTCCCTAAAATGGCTCAAACTAAAACATCTGAAACGCCACCTCTTATTGTGGAAAGTTTAGAAGAAATCCGTGCCGAACAAAAACGACAAATGGAGAATAAAAAGCGAGTAAAGCTTAATTATGTTGTTCAATATACTCGAAAGGAATTTGCACCCTATGTTTCGGATGCGGATATGGAACTGCTTTGTCGGTACGTGGAGCTGTATGCCGACCAAGTTCCGCTGACTGACATTCGGCCCATCAAAGTAAAAGACTTATCCGCTTTGGACTTGTACCACTTCGGCTGGAATATCTGGAAATACCTGAACGTGAGTAAACAGGACGATATTGCTCTGTTTCTTAAAAAAGTTTTTGCTTACAACCTAAACGATATTGAAGTTGATAGCATCAAAAGTCATTTAAAAGATGACCCGAAGAAGGGGAAGATTTTGGTGTGGGAGCGATTGTGTTAG
- a CDS encoding IS1380 family transposase, protein MQYKNSKKISFTASSVKKEFSSEQLTSYSGLSVTSDFINHCGIYRRLEHLFPTTRHNASRFSTAQILSSVLLASLCGVHRLKRIENFTFDALVSRLLKLPKNIDEDTIRRHLTGLGERGARSLHELLLDFTGLQVSRCGLKRVTLDCDSSTFTVYGNQQGAEVGYNSHKKGAKSYHPILCFVTEMKLLVNSWLRPGSSYTSNGVCEFVKETLAALPQKVEKVFFRADSGFFNGGLFDLLEEGKHEYLVKVKLKNLKDLLAGQTWQPVDPRTATCRFIHQCSGWRNPRMFYAVRIIKQMVEVDYFGEKQFVPEYEYFCYCSNLKGLDALQLHTLYGSRSESENWIEQTKNSLCAGKTITHDFLGKRYSLATFVICLQFIGAHAIPGRLLGLAPRALYLPRMVYPSAG, encoded by the coding sequence ATGCAATACAAAAATAGTAAAAAAATCTCATTTACTGCCAGTTCAGTAAAGAAAGAGTTCAGTTCAGAACAATTAACGTCATATTCAGGGTTAAGCGTAACCTCTGATTTTATCAACCATTGCGGCATTTATCGTCGGTTGGAACATCTTTTCCCAACCACCCGGCACAATGCAAGCCGTTTCAGTACAGCCCAAATACTCTCAAGTGTCCTGTTGGCTTCGTTGTGCGGTGTTCACCGTTTGAAGCGGATTGAAAATTTCACCTTTGACGCCTTGGTTTCCCGCTTGTTGAAGTTACCCAAGAACATTGACGAGGACACCATACGCCGCCATTTGACAGGTTTGGGTGAAAGGGGCGCCCGTTCGCTTCACGAGTTGTTATTGGATTTTACCGGCTTGCAAGTTTCCCGTTGCGGGTTAAAACGCGTGACGCTTGATTGCGACTCAAGCACATTTACCGTTTACGGCAACCAACAAGGAGCTGAAGTGGGTTACAACTCGCATAAAAAGGGCGCGAAAAGCTATCACCCCATCTTATGTTTCGTCACGGAGATGAAACTGCTTGTCAATTCGTGGCTCCGCCCGGGTTCAAGCTACACCTCAAACGGCGTTTGTGAATTTGTCAAAGAAACCTTGGCCGCTCTTCCCCAAAAGGTGGAGAAGGTTTTTTTCAGGGCAGACAGCGGCTTTTTCAATGGTGGATTGTTTGATTTGCTGGAAGAGGGCAAACATGAATATTTGGTGAAAGTAAAGCTGAAAAACCTGAAAGATTTGCTTGCCGGGCAGACATGGCAACCGGTTGACCCACGGACGGCGACCTGCCGGTTTATACATCAATGTAGCGGTTGGAGGAATCCCCGCATGTTTTATGCCGTGCGCATCATAAAGCAAATGGTTGAAGTCGATTATTTTGGCGAAAAACAATTTGTACCCGAGTATGAGTACTTTTGCTATTGCTCGAACCTGAAAGGATTGGATGCCTTGCAGCTCCATACCCTTTATGGATCCCGATCAGAGAGTGAGAATTGGATCGAGCAAACCAAAAACTCGCTTTGTGCGGGAAAAACCATCACGCATGATTTTTTGGGTAAACGATATTCTTTGGCAACTTTCGTCATTTGCCTACAGTTTATCGGTGCTCATGCGATACCGGGGCGACTTTTGGGTTTGGCGCCAAGAGCACTCTACCTTCCGAGAATGGTTTATCCGAGTGCCGGGTAA
- a CDS encoding nucleoside kinase has product MNETVRVHCINTNDYKNVKIGSSLEELIDVFEVESPYLIANAKVNNKTESLSYRVFRPKTVEFVDLSNSSAMRTYVRSLCFILAKAVDDLLPNAEMYIEHAVAKGYYFQIEAGVPVGKPELDAIRKRMREIVEADIPFVQVEKETPEVVQLFRDLGMEGKARLLETADMLYARYSMLDNYIDYFYGCLTPSTGYITMFDIQPYNGGYLLRVPNRENPVELEPEIQQDKLLNVYREHLKFLKISRLDNVGDLNMAKRGDRMSEVIQVAEAYQAKQIAGIAEEITNRFREGVRVVLISGPSSSGKTTFRKRLEIQLLVNLLRPVGISLDDYFVDRDKTPLDENGEKDYESLYALDLELFEEHMLALMRGEEVELPFYNFVTGKREFRKNYLKMDENSLLIVEGIHGLNPELTAHIPAEKKFMVYVSALTTISLDEHNWIPASDNRLIRRIVRDYRYRGYSAEQTISRWDSVRRGEEKWIFPFQENADVMFNSAMIYELAAIRRHVEPILMRVPRTVPEYSEAYRLLKFLNYFNYITDRELPPTSLLREFLGGSSFRY; this is encoded by the coding sequence ATGAATGAAACCGTTCGTGTTCACTGTATAAACACTAATGATTACAAGAATGTGAAAATTGGTTCATCGTTGGAAGAACTAATTGATGTTTTTGAGGTTGAATCGCCTTATTTAATTGCGAATGCAAAAGTCAACAACAAAACAGAATCTCTTTCCTACCGTGTTTTTCGCCCTAAAACAGTAGAATTTGTCGATTTAAGTAATTCATCGGCTATGCGCACCTATGTGCGTTCACTCTGTTTTATATTGGCAAAGGCGGTTGATGATTTGTTACCCAACGCCGAAATGTATATTGAACATGCTGTTGCGAAAGGATATTATTTTCAGATAGAGGCTGGAGTGCCGGTAGGCAAACCCGAGCTTGATGCTATACGTAAAAGGATGCGGGAGATAGTGGAGGCCGATATCCCCTTTGTTCAGGTGGAGAAGGAGACGCCTGAAGTGGTACAGCTTTTCCGTGATTTGGGTATGGAGGGAAAGGCAAGATTGCTGGAAACAGCAGATATGTTGTATGCTCGTTATTCGATGCTTGATAATTACATCGACTATTTTTACGGGTGCCTTACACCATCGACCGGTTATATAACCATGTTCGATATTCAGCCCTATAACGGAGGTTATCTTTTGAGGGTGCCAAACCGTGAAAACCCTGTAGAGCTTGAGCCCGAAATTCAACAAGATAAGTTGCTGAATGTGTATCGCGAGCATCTGAAGTTTCTTAAGATAAGCCGTCTTGATAACGTGGGTGATCTGAACATGGCAAAACGTGGCGATCGCATGTCGGAAGTTATTCAGGTGGCCGAGGCATATCAGGCGAAACAGATTGCCGGGATAGCAGAAGAGATAACAAACCGTTTCAGGGAAGGTGTGCGTGTGGTGCTGATATCTGGGCCCTCATCATCGGGAAAGACCACTTTCCGTAAAAGGCTTGAGATACAACTTCTTGTGAATCTTCTTAGGCCCGTTGGCATCTCGCTCGATGATTATTTTGTTGACAGGGACAAAACTCCCCTCGATGAGAATGGAGAGAAAGACTACGAGTCGCTTTATGCACTCGATCTGGAACTCTTCGAAGAGCATATGCTCGCACTTATGCGGGGTGAGGAGGTTGAACTGCCTTTTTATAATTTCGTCACCGGTAAAAGGGAGTTCAGAAAGAACTATCTAAAGATGGATGAAAACAGCCTTCTTATCGTCGAGGGCATTCATGGACTTAATCCGGAACTTACGGCACACATACCAGCCGAAAAGAAATTCATGGTGTATGTGTCGGCTCTGACAACCATCTCACTCGACGAGCACAACTGGATACCTGCTTCCGACAACCGGCTCATACGCCGTATTGTGCGTGATTACCGCTATCGCGGTTATTCAGCGGAACAAACAATATCTCGGTGGGACAGCGTACGCCGTGGTGAAGAAAAATGGATTTTCCCTTTTCAGGAGAATGCAGATGTGATGTTCAATTCCGCAATGATCTATGAACTGGCCGCCATCCGCCGCCATGTTGAACCAATTCTCATGCGTGTACCACGTACAGTACCAGAGTATTCAGAAGCTTACCGGCTGCTCAAATTTTTGAACTATTTCAATTATATCACCGATCGTGAACTACCGCCTACCTCGCTTCTAAGGGAGTTTTTAGGGGGAAGCAGCTTCCGGTATTGA